In Chryseobacterium oranimense, a single window of DNA contains:
- the mfd gene encoding transcription-repair coupling factor, translating into MQLKPIHEKFLPDLLQKEFGKEIFTQLEKSKHISVKGSAGSSVSIFVAELFLTQKKTVLFLVDDKEDALYANTEMEDLLGKDKVLYFPATHLEPYQVEKTQNANLVLRTEVLNKINSGKAPKVIVAYAGALSEKVLKKEDFKAISHHIKVGDQLDFDFVDELLNHYNFQQADFVSEPGEFSVRGGIVDVFSYSNEKPYRITFFGNEVENIKTFDIETQLSIDKVKDFQLVSNMNFSVTGTRVSLLQLLPEESFVVSRNGAVGMQKIRTFYEKSLEKYDTLNKDIAHRTPQELFISDQDFLFDFKKFKTIDFAGTPIEGLKEITEIKVEQLPQPSFHKNFELLIEDIEEKQAEGFDTWISFSTEKQKERLESIFEELEHELPFKSFKSELHEGFVDNGHKILVYTDHQIFDRYQRYKAKNTFAKSEQLTLKDLMSLKIGDYIAHIDHGIGKFMGLVKVNNDGKIQECFKLTYKNGDLLYVSIHSLHKISKYNGPDGKEIVLSKLGSPAWKSLKQKTKAKVKQIAFDLIRLYAERKTAKGFSYTPDSYLQNELEASFIYEDTPDQEKATIDVKRDMEADTVMDRLVCGDVGFGKTEVAIRAAFKAATDGKQVAVLVPTTILAFQHYRSFKERLKDFPVNVSYVNRFRTAKQKAEALDGLKNGKVDIIIGTHQLVSSSVKFKDLGLLIIDEEHKFGVSVKDKLKTLKNNVDTLTLTATPIPRTLQFSLMAARDLSVIKTPPPNRQPVDTQLIGFNEEILRDAVSYELQRDGQVYFINNRIENLKDIAGLIQRLVPDARVITGHGQMEGKQLEKNVLDFMEGKYDVLVSTTIVESGVDVPNANTIFINDAQRFGMADLHQMRGRVGRSNRKAFCYLITPPYDMITSDARKRLEAIEQFSDLGSGFQIAMKDLEIRGAGDLLGAEQSGFINEMGFETYQKLMQEALEELKDDADFENLFDNEEDRQKLFKSVKDVNIDTDLELMLPDFYISNTEERLLLYQKIAEIDNEKDLHQFELELIDRFGALPKEAVNLLKSVALKWLAAEIGFEKIVMKNGVFLGYFPANPQDKFYQTDRFRHIISYLTQNPAEAQLKEKIGKEGNLLMMRKEKVKNVDEVNILLKTIIGHN; encoded by the coding sequence ATGCAGCTAAAACCTATTCATGAAAAGTTTCTTCCCGACCTGCTTCAGAAAGAATTTGGAAAAGAAATCTTTACCCAGCTAGAAAAAAGCAAGCATATTTCCGTGAAGGGAAGCGCTGGCTCTTCGGTTTCTATTTTTGTAGCTGAACTTTTTTTAACGCAGAAGAAGACTGTTCTTTTTCTGGTAGATGATAAAGAAGATGCGCTGTACGCCAATACTGAAATGGAGGACCTGCTTGGAAAAGATAAAGTGCTTTATTTTCCGGCCACCCATCTTGAACCTTATCAGGTAGAAAAAACACAGAACGCTAACCTTGTGCTTCGTACAGAGGTTTTAAATAAGATCAATTCCGGAAAAGCTCCCAAGGTTATTGTGGCTTACGCCGGAGCCTTATCTGAAAAAGTACTGAAGAAAGAAGACTTTAAAGCAATCTCTCATCATATAAAAGTAGGCGACCAGCTGGATTTTGATTTTGTAGACGAGCTGTTGAACCACTACAATTTTCAGCAGGCAGATTTTGTGTCTGAGCCGGGAGAATTTTCTGTGCGAGGAGGCATCGTTGATGTATTTTCCTATTCCAATGAGAAGCCTTACCGTATTACTTTCTTTGGAAATGAGGTGGAAAATATTAAGACCTTTGATATTGAAACACAGCTTTCCATAGATAAAGTAAAGGACTTTCAGCTGGTTTCCAATATGAACTTTTCGGTAACCGGAACCAGGGTTTCACTATTGCAGCTGCTGCCTGAAGAAAGCTTTGTGGTTTCCAGAAATGGAGCTGTCGGAATGCAGAAGATCAGAACTTTTTATGAAAAATCATTAGAAAAATATGATACCTTAAATAAAGATATTGCTCACAGAACACCTCAGGAGCTCTTTATTTCGGATCAGGATTTTTTATTTGATTTTAAGAAATTTAAAACCATTGATTTTGCCGGTACTCCTATTGAAGGTCTTAAAGAGATCACAGAAATAAAAGTGGAACAGCTCCCGCAACCTTCTTTTCATAAAAATTTTGAACTGCTGATAGAAGATATTGAAGAAAAACAGGCCGAAGGTTTTGATACCTGGATTTCTTTCTCTACCGAAAAGCAGAAAGAAAGACTCGAGTCTATATTTGAAGAGCTGGAACATGAGCTTCCTTTTAAAAGCTTTAAATCTGAGCTTCACGAAGGCTTTGTAGATAACGGACATAAAATTCTGGTCTATACGGATCATCAGATTTTCGACCGTTATCAGAGATATAAAGCAAAAAATACCTTCGCAAAATCGGAACAGCTTACCCTGAAAGATTTGATGTCTTTGAAAATAGGGGATTACATTGCCCATATTGATCATGGAATAGGAAAATTCATGGGACTTGTCAAAGTGAATAATGACGGGAAGATCCAGGAATGTTTTAAACTTACATACAAAAACGGCGATTTATTATATGTAAGTATCCACTCACTTCATAAGATTTCAAAATATAACGGGCCCGACGGAAAAGAAATTGTCCTGAGTAAACTTGGTTCCCCCGCATGGAAATCTCTGAAGCAGAAAACAAAAGCTAAAGTAAAGCAGATCGCCTTTGATCTGATCAGGCTGTATGCAGAAAGAAAAACGGCAAAAGGCTTTTCCTATACACCGGATTCCTATCTTCAGAATGAACTTGAAGCCAGTTTTATCTATGAAGATACCCCGGACCAGGAAAAAGCAACGATTGATGTAAAGCGGGATATGGAGGCAGATACGGTGATGGACAGGCTGGTTTGCGGTGACGTTGGTTTCGGAAAAACGGAAGTGGCTATCCGGGCTGCATTTAAAGCGGCAACTGACGGAAAGCAGGTGGCAGTGTTGGTTCCTACTACTATTCTTGCGTTTCAGCATTACAGAAGTTTTAAGGAAAGGCTGAAAGATTTCCCGGTCAATGTTTCTTATGTGAACAGATTCAGAACGGCCAAACAGAAAGCAGAAGCATTAGATGGCCTTAAAAACGGAAAGGTAGATATTATTATCGGAACACACCAGCTGGTAAGCAGTTCGGTTAAATTCAAAGATCTTGGACTTCTGATCATCGATGAAGAGCATAAATTCGGAGTCTCTGTAAAAGATAAACTGAAAACACTGAAAAATAACGTAGATACCCTTACCTTAACAGCTACTCCTATCCCAAGGACGCTTCAGTTTTCCCTGATGGCAGCAAGGGATCTTTCTGTTATTAAAACACCGCCACCGAACAGACAGCCTGTTGATACACAGCTGATAGGGTTTAATGAAGAAATCTTAAGAGATGCCGTGTCCTATGAATTACAAAGGGACGGGCAGGTTTATTTTATCAATAACAGGATTGAAAACCTTAAAGATATTGCCGGACTTATCCAGAGGCTTGTCCCTGATGCCAGGGTAATTACCGGACACGGACAAATGGAGGGCAAACAGCTTGAAAAAAATGTCCTTGATTTTATGGAAGGGAAGTATGACGTTCTTGTTTCTACAACAATCGTTGAAAGTGGAGTGGATGTACCTAATGCCAATACCATATTTATCAATGATGCCCAAAGGTTCGGAATGGCAGATCTTCACCAGATGAGGGGAAGAGTAGGACGAAGCAACAGAAAGGCTTTCTGCTATCTCATTACACCTCCATATGATATGATAACCTCCGATGCCAGAAAACGGCTTGAGGCTATTGAGCAGTTCTCAGACCTTGGAAGCGGATTCCAGATTGCGATGAAAGACCTTGAGATCCGGGGTGCAGGAGACCTTCTTGGGGCGGAACAAAGCGGATTCATTAATGAAATGGGCTTTGAAACCTATCAGAAACTGATGCAGGAAGCATTGGAAGAATTGAAAGATGATGCGGATTTTGAAAACCTTTTCGATAATGAAGAAGACAGACAGAAACTATTTAAATCTGTAAAAGATGTTAATATTGATACCGATCTGGAGCTGATGCTTCCGGACTTCTACATCTCGAATACAGAGGAAAGGCTATTGTTATATCAGAAAATTGCAGAGATTGATAACGAAAAAGATCTCCATCAGTTTGAACTTGAGCTGATCGACCGTTTCGGGGCTTTGCCGAAAGAAGCGGTAAACCTTTTGAAAAGCGTTGCATTGAAATGGCTGGCTGCTGAAATAGGTTTTGAAAAGATTGTCATGAAAAACGGAGTGTTCCTGGGGTACTTCCCGGCCAATCCTCAAGATAAATTCTATCAGACAGACAGGTTCAGGCATATCATCAGCTATTTAACACAGAATCCTGCAGAGGCTCAGCTTAAAGAAAAGATTGGCAAAGAAGGAAACCTGCTCATGATGAGAAAGGAAAAGGTGAAAAATGTAGATGAGGTTAACATACTTTTGAAAACAATTATCGGACATAATTAA
- a CDS encoding GH3 auxin-responsive promoter family protein, protein MLNFFKKNVALAWAKKHVQKTGEFKKNSVRNQEALLLSLVKTAQKTLFGREHDFESIHSVEDFQNKVPVSDYEDLKPYIERVKKGQANILWTETPEYFAKTSGTTSGSKYIPISKEGMPFQVAGAQSALFHYIARKNNADFVNGKMIFLQGSPELKENFGIKTGRLSGIVAHHIPKYLQKNRLPSWETNMMEDWEAKVDKIIEETEHENMTLISGIPPWLVMYFEKLTEKHGKKIKQLFPNLQLLVTGGVNYEPYRDKMNDLLGGKVDIIQTFPASEGFFAFQDDYTKEGLLLLTDHGIFYEFIPLEEYGKPDARRLTLKDVELNKDYALILTTNSGLWAYSIGDVVRFIDQDPYRILVSGRTKHFTSAFGEHVIAFEVEEAMKATLEKHTAQITEFHLAPQVNPSEGLPYHEWLIEFEKKPEDLELFRGELDRQLRARNTYYDDLITGNILQPLTITMLKKNAFNEYAKSQGKLGGQNKIPRLANDRKIADQLEIYKL, encoded by the coding sequence ATGTTAAATTTCTTCAAGAAAAATGTAGCACTGGCCTGGGCAAAAAAGCATGTTCAGAAAACAGGGGAATTCAAAAAAAACTCAGTGAGAAATCAGGAGGCTCTTTTGCTGTCTTTGGTTAAAACAGCTCAGAAAACTCTTTTTGGAAGGGAGCATGATTTTGAAAGCATTCATTCTGTAGAGGATTTCCAAAACAAAGTACCTGTTTCTGACTATGAAGATCTGAAACCCTATATAGAAAGGGTAAAAAAGGGGCAGGCCAATATTCTCTGGACTGAAACTCCTGAATATTTTGCAAAAACTTCGGGAACTACCTCTGGCTCAAAATACATTCCTATTTCTAAAGAAGGAATGCCGTTTCAGGTAGCAGGAGCACAAAGCGCATTATTCCATTATATTGCCCGGAAAAACAATGCAGATTTTGTAAACGGAAAAATGATCTTTCTGCAGGGAAGCCCTGAATTAAAGGAAAACTTTGGAATAAAAACAGGCAGGCTTTCAGGAATTGTGGCCCATCATATCCCTAAATACCTTCAAAAAAACCGTTTGCCAAGCTGGGAAACCAATATGATGGAAGATTGGGAAGCCAAAGTAGATAAGATTATTGAAGAAACGGAACATGAAAACATGACCCTGATTTCCGGAATTCCACCATGGCTGGTCATGTATTTTGAAAAACTTACAGAAAAACACGGAAAGAAGATCAAACAGCTTTTCCCTAACCTACAGCTTCTCGTTACCGGAGGAGTCAACTATGAGCCCTACCGTGATAAAATGAATGATCTGCTTGGCGGAAAAGTTGATATTATACAGACTTTTCCTGCTTCTGAAGGCTTTTTTGCTTTTCAGGATGATTATACGAAAGAAGGCCTTCTTCTTTTAACGGATCACGGGATTTTTTATGAATTCATCCCTTTGGAAGAATATGGAAAACCTGATGCCCGGAGACTCACTTTAAAAGATGTGGAACTCAACAAGGACTATGCATTGATTCTTACTACGAATTCAGGATTATGGGCTTACTCAATAGGTGATGTGGTAAGGTTTATTGATCAGGATCCGTACAGAATTCTGGTAAGCGGAAGAACAAAGCATTTCACTTCTGCTTTCGGGGAACATGTGATTGCTTTCGAAGTGGAAGAAGCCATGAAAGCCACACTGGAAAAGCATACGGCTCAAATTACAGAATTCCACCTTGCTCCACAGGTAAATCCGTCAGAAGGACTTCCCTATCATGAATGGCTGATAGAATTCGAAAAAAAACCGGAGGATTTAGAGTTGTTCAGAGGCGAACTGGACCGCCAGCTACGTGCAAGAAACACTTACTATGACGATCTTATTACAGGAAACATTCTTCAGCCTCTTACCATTACAATGCTGAAAAAGAATGCTTTTAATGAGTATGCAAAATCGCAGGGAAAGTTGGGAGGTCAAAATAAAATCCCAAGACTTGCGAATGACAGAAAAATTGCAGATCAATTAGAAATTTACAAACTTTAA